In the Populus trichocarpa isolate Nisqually-1 chromosome 1, P.trichocarpa_v4.1, whole genome shotgun sequence genome, ATCCCCTCATCCTTCTCTTTCAACATGTTCTCCAGCGCTACCGCCTTTTTCTCCAGGTGGTTTACAGCTTTGGTCAAATTCTCCTTCTCCGCCCCTTCCATCCTCACCTTGACCTCTAATTGCTCAACCTTCTCCTTTAATGCCGATTCACGTTCTTTTGTATCTTGTAGCTGCACAACTAAATCACCCACTTCCTTTctcaatttttccttttcattattTGTCTCCATGAACCAATTCTTTGCAATCCGGATCTCCTTTGACACTACCAAAATACAGTTCTCATACCTGTTACAATCTTCTTCGAATTTCATGTTTAAAGCATCCAGTCCTAACAAAGAACTGTTTACTTTTTGCGAGATATCTGCAACCATCCTGTGATAAGCTTCGTTATTTGCAGTGATTATCCCAGACAATATAGCAGCCCTTTCTTTGAGCACTCTCTTCTCTTGTTGATACCTCTCTTCTGCTTTTCTAAGGCTCTCCTCATTCTCTGTTAGTAATTGTTCTGTGATGCGGAGCTTCTGGTTTGACAGCCGGAGCTTAACTTCTATATTTCGGACGTTCTCAACCAAGGTGTTAATTTCATCTCCTTTTACTTCGAGATCTCGCTTCAGGTCCTCGATCATTTCTTCCAATTGCTCTACCATCTGATCTTTAGAACCCGCATTCTTTAGGAATTCTTCTGCCATGTCTTCAATTTTCCTTTCTGCTACTTCAAGACTCACCTTGCACTCCTGAAACCAACCTTCAACTTGCTTATGCTCCTCATTTAGCTTTTTGCGTGCCTCCTCCTGTTCATCCAGCATTCTCTGCTGCTCTGCAATCTGGCTCATGAACTCGGATTTCTGATTTTCCAATTCGGTTAGCTTTTCTGAaaattcttctctctctttctcaaacTGTGATTGCGTTTGGTTTTTCTCAGTCCGCAAAGAATCCAATCCCTGTTGCAGATTGCTGACCTGTTCTGTTAAAGCCATTATCTGAGCAGAAGCTTCATTCTCTCCAGTTGTTTGTCTCTCCTGGAGAGAAGAGAACTCGAGATCTCTCTCTGCCCGTGTCTTTTCCAGTTCAAGGATCTTTTCCTGTAACCGAACCATTTCCTCTCCCAATAGTTCCCTCTCCTTGATTTCAGTACTTATTTGCTCACCAAGCTCAGTGTTTTGGTTGCATAGAGCCTCCACCTCTAGTTCCAGATCATTGATTTGTGCTGTACTACTTTCTTTTTCTGCCAGGAATCTCTGCTGATCTGCAGTCTTGCTCACTATCTCCTCTTTCAGATTTTCTATTTGAATAAGATATTCTGAAATTTCCAGAGTTTTTTTCTCGAGTTGCACTCCCAGTTCAGCTTTCTGGCTGTTTAGGAACTCCAGTTGCTGTTCTAACACGTTGACCTGATCCATAAGCCCCTCAACATGAATCGATGTTTCATTACCTCTAATTACCATCTGTTCCTCCAATTCTTCTTTCTGGGCACGTATAGATTCCAAGTCTGCTAGCATAGTATTGACCTGCACTGTCAAAATCTCTGTTCTAGATGATTCGTTCTGATTTTCCTCAAGTTTCTTTGTGAGAGCAGAAAGTtcatctcctctctcttttgACATCATTTCAAGTTCCAAAATCCGGGCTTCTAATCCATGATTATGTTCTCGCAGTTGCTTTGCTTCAGCCATTTTGCTCTCAATCTGCACCTCAAGATCTCTATTCTGGGCTTGTGATGATTTCAGCTCTAGTTCCAGACCTCTTACTTGTACTTCCAATTCCTTTATCCGATCTGATGATTTATTTCCATGCATCTCGTGCATCTCTGCAAGAGACAAATACTCCCTTTCCCTGTTATCCAATTTCTCCTTTAATTGACCCGATTCACCTTTGAGTCCATCAATTGTATTTTGTGCCTGCACCATATCATTTGAGATTTCAGATAATTTCAAGGTAAGAGAGTCATTCTCTTCCTTGGTTACTTTCAGATTATGGATAAAATCTGCAACTTGCTGTTCTGCAGATTCCAGCTGCTGCTTTGTGATTGAAAGTTCTGCTTTAAGAGCTTCTAGTTCTTGCCCTGTGGCAGATTTTTCCTCCTGCAGCCAATCAGTCAAGGTTCTTAAGTCTTCTGTGATCTTCTCACTCTCTTCATTGCTTTGCATGGCAGCCTCTTTCTCCAAAATCAAgctatctttttctttgttcagTTCTTCCAATTTTTTATACAGTTCAGCTTCTATCATGCCAGCAGTATCTAGTTTTTGCTTCAGTTCTCCATTCTCAATCAACAGTTGTGCCTTATCAGCGTCTGACCTTTCAACTTCAAGCTTCAAATTTCTGATGATCTCCTCTGCTTCTTGTTTCTTGATCAAAGCTGTTTCATATTCCAACTTCAAAGCTTCTGCAATCTTCTCACTCTCTTCAATGCTTCTCGTGGCAGCCTCTTTCTCCAAAATCAGTGTATCTTTCACTTTGTTCAGTTCTTCCAATCTTTGATTCAGTTCAGCTTCTATCATGCCACCTGCATCTAGTTTTTGCTTCAGTTCTCCATTCTCAACCAAGAGTTGTGCTTTATCAGTGTCTGATCTTTCAACTTCAAGCTTCAAATTTCTGATgatctcctcttcttcttgtaTCTTGATCAAACCTGTTTCATGTTCCAACTTCAAAGCATCCTTTTCTTCACCTGTAGCTGTCAACTTACTCTTCAGTTCAGCAAGTTCTAGATTCGCAGCTTCAAGTTTTTGCTTCATGCCATCTATTATCTTTTGGTATTCGCTTTCCAAACGACCATTTTTACTGCCTTTGTGCTTAGAAGAATCATCAGATTCTGAGTCTGAGCTGGATGAAGAAGAGGTATCTTTTCCATGTTTGCCATGAACTTTCTTTCTCAGCTCTCCTTTCAGATGATCATATTGTCCATAGAGTGAATGGTACTCTTTCTGTAAATCCTCAATTAACTCGATAAGAGGCTCTTTTTTGGAGTTTTCTTCTGAGAGACCTTCTTGTTCTTCAAGATCTTCCTCCTTGATAAGCTTCAAGATCCTTTTCACCTTGTCATCAATTTCTACAGAACAGGAAATGTCTTTACAGTTAAACATTGACCAAGATTACAATGGAAAGGACAAGCTTAAGGCACAAAACAATAGCATGTAAAGACAACTAAAAAGGTGCTGCAGGATAGGTCATAGATTTTCGTTTTTCCAGTTTCCACAATGCCATTTCACAACCTCCAGAATTACTGATAAAAGAAATCACctgttttagtttcttttagcTGTTCATCTTTCTCCGGATCAATGTGACTTCCAAAGAGGGATTTTAATGACTCTTGGAAATGGTGCTTCTTCTTTGTCATCTTCTCTTCAAACTTTCAATCAACTTTCTCTGAAAGCTATGCTTTCAGAAATGCATTCTCCATCTTCCgccaaaaattataaaaatctgCATATCGGGGTTTGGATAATTAAACACAACAAGCTTCCAGCAGCTTATTCATGGTTTACCAAGTTTTAACGTGTATAagcatttaaatgaaacggctcGCCTGTAAGAAGATAAATGATCAATAAACGGCTAGTGAGATCAGgcattcaaagaaaaaaccacACAAATGAAAGCATTCAAGCAGAAAGTTAGAGATCTTGTTAAACTATTCAAATAGCGCTCACCAGGTTGTATTTGTGAAATAAATCAGTAAAGATATTGACTTTGACCTATTCTAGGCTAATAATATTCTTTTGCTGACAGGCTGCAGCTCTTGGTTATCCCGAAGTCCTAACATTATCGATAAAATCTCACCATCATCCTAAAAACAGGATAATAGTTcagatttgataattttgatgaaa is a window encoding:
- the LOC7472717 gene encoding COP1-interactive protein 1; protein product: MTKKKHHFQESLKSLFGSHIDPEKDEQLKETKTEIDDKVKRILKLIKEEDLEEQEGLSEENSKKEPLIELIEDLQKEYHSLYGQYDHLKGELRKKVHGKHGKDTSSSSSSDSESDDSSKHKGSKNGRLESEYQKIIDGMKQKLEAANLELAELKSKLTATGEEKDALKLEHETGLIKIQEEEEIIRNLKLEVERSDTDKAQLLVENGELKQKLDAGGMIEAELNQRLEELNKVKDTLILEKEAATRSIEESEKIAEALKLEYETALIKKQEAEEIIRNLKLEVERSDADKAQLLIENGELKQKLDTAGMIEAELYKKLEELNKEKDSLILEKEAAMQSNEESEKITEDLRTLTDWLQEEKSATGQELEALKAELSITKQQLESAEQQVADFIHNLKVTKEENDSLTLKLSEISNDMVQAQNTIDGLKGESGQLKEKLDNREREYLSLAEMHEMHGNKSSDRIKELEVQVRGLELELKSSQAQNRDLEVQIESKMAEAKQLREHNHGLEARILELEMMSKERGDELSALTKKLEENQNESSRTEILTVQVNTMLADLESIRAQKEELEEQMVIRGNETSIHVEGLMDQVNVLEQQLEFLNSQKAELGVQLEKKTLEISEYLIQIENLKEEIVSKTADQQRFLAEKESSTAQINDLELEVEALCNQNTELGEQISTEIKERELLGEEMVRLQEKILELEKTRAERDLEFSSLQERQTTGENEASAQIMALTEQVSNLQQGLDSLRTEKNQTQSQFEKEREEFSEKLTELENQKSEFMSQIAEQQRMLDEQEEARKKLNEEHKQVEGWFQECKVSLEVAERKIEDMAEEFLKNAGSKDQMVEQLEEMIEDLKRDLEVKGDEINTLVENVRNIEVKLRLSNQKLRITEQLLTENEESLRKAEERYQQEKRVLKERAAILSGIITANNEAYHRMVADISQKVNSSLLGLDALNMKFEEDCNRYENCILVVSKEIRIAKNWFMETNNEKEKLRKEVGDLVVQLQDTKERESALKEKVEQLEVKVRMEGAEKENLTKAVNHLEKKAVALENMLKEKDEGISDLGEEKREAIRQLCLWIEYHRSRHDYLREMLSKMPIRSQRAS